A genomic segment from Streptomyces antibioticus encodes:
- a CDS encoding sirohydrochlorin chelatase, with amino-acid sequence MHREPVLLVIAHGSRDPRHAATVHALVRRVRSLRPGLRVETGFLDFNIPSVQGVLESLAARGVRDVVALPLLLTRAFHAKADIPAVLRDAPPRLRIRQAEVLGPSPLLLSALERRLYETGLTPADKSSTGVVLASAGSTDPEAIAVIADIAREWRHTGWCAVRPAFASAALPRTEDAVRALRKLGCARVAVAPYVLAPGRLPDRIARGAADADVLADVLGPAPEVARLLLERYDGARVPALAAVGA; translated from the coding sequence ATGCACCGGGAACCGGTCCTCCTCGTCATCGCCCACGGCAGCCGTGACCCACGGCACGCCGCGACCGTCCACGCCCTGGTACGGCGGGTACGGTCGCTGCGGCCCGGGCTGCGCGTGGAGACCGGTTTCCTGGACTTCAACATCCCTTCCGTGCAAGGGGTGTTGGAGTCACTGGCGGCGCGGGGCGTACGCGACGTGGTCGCCCTGCCGCTGCTGCTGACCCGCGCCTTCCACGCCAAGGCGGACATCCCGGCGGTCCTGCGGGACGCGCCACCGCGCCTGCGGATCCGCCAGGCGGAGGTACTGGGCCCGTCCCCGCTGCTGCTGTCGGCACTGGAGCGGCGGCTGTACGAGACGGGACTGACCCCCGCCGACAAGTCCTCGACCGGGGTCGTCCTGGCCTCGGCGGGGTCCACCGACCCGGAGGCGATCGCGGTGATCGCAGACATCGCGCGGGAGTGGCGGCACACCGGCTGGTGCGCCGTGCGACCCGCGTTCGCCTCCGCGGCCCTCCCCCGCACGGAGGACGCGGTACGCGCGCTGCGGAAGCTGGGCTGCGCCCGGGTGGCCGTGGCCCCGTACGTCCTGGCCCCCGGCCGCCTGCCGGACCGCATCGCCCGCGGCGCGGCCGACGCGGACGTCCTGGCCGACGTCCTCGGCCCGGCCCCGGAAGTGGCCCGCCTCCTGCTGGAGAGGTACGACGGGGCCCGGGTGCCCGCGCTGGCGGCTGTGGGGGCCTGA
- a CDS encoding ABC transporter permease codes for MASTETKSTDTRTGDDGERDEAERIASVEAGLDALETGVVSRTPFRQTFVNKILPPIVAIAVVIVVWQALITFKIVDDPTKLPSPGDVGAEFQEAWLEGRLLEYIWTSVSRGLLGFVFALAIGTPLGLLVARVKFVRAAIGPILSGLQSLPSVAWVPPAVLWLGLNNSMMYAVILLGAVPSIANGLVSGIDQVPPLFLRAGRTMGATGLKGAWHIVLPAALPGYLAGVKQGWAFSWRSLMAAEIIASSPDLGIGLGALLENGRNASSMSMVFEAIILILFVGIAIDLLIFSPLERRVLRSRGLLVKS; via the coding sequence ATGGCCAGCACTGAGACGAAGTCGACGGACACCCGCACGGGGGACGACGGAGAGCGGGACGAGGCGGAGCGGATCGCCTCGGTGGAGGCGGGGCTCGACGCGCTGGAGACCGGGGTCGTCAGCCGTACGCCGTTCCGGCAGACCTTCGTCAACAAGATCCTGCCGCCGATCGTCGCGATCGCCGTGGTGATCGTGGTCTGGCAGGCCCTGATCACCTTCAAGATCGTGGACGATCCGACGAAGCTGCCCTCGCCGGGCGACGTCGGCGCCGAGTTCCAGGAAGCCTGGCTGGAGGGCCGGCTCCTGGAGTACATCTGGACCAGCGTCTCGCGCGGTCTGCTCGGCTTCGTGTTCGCGCTGGCCATCGGCACCCCGCTGGGGCTGCTGGTGGCGCGGGTGAAGTTCGTGCGTGCGGCGATCGGCCCGATCCTGTCCGGCCTCCAGTCGCTGCCGTCGGTGGCGTGGGTACCGCCGGCCGTGCTCTGGCTGGGTCTGAACAACTCGATGATGTACGCGGTGATCCTGCTGGGCGCGGTGCCGTCCATCGCCAACGGTCTGGTCTCCGGCATCGACCAGGTGCCGCCGCTGTTCCTGCGGGCGGGCCGCACGATGGGCGCCACCGGGCTCAAGGGCGCCTGGCACATCGTGCTGCCGGCCGCGCTGCCCGGCTATCTGGCGGGCGTGAAGCAGGGCTGGGCGTTCTCCTGGCGCTCGCTGATGGCGGCGGAGATCATCGCCTCCTCGCCGGACCTGGGCATCGGTCTGGGCGCGCTGCTTGAGAACGGCCGCAACGCCAGCTCGATGTCGATGGTGTTCGAGGCGATCATCCTGATCCTCTTCGTCGGCATCGCCATCGACCTGCTGATCTTCAGTCCGCTGGAGCGGCGGGTGCTGCGCAGCCGCGGTCTGCTGGTCAAGAGCTGA
- a CDS encoding ABC transporter ATP-binding protein codes for MATTLAKADGAETVEHAARIEHVSKSFAGPAGQQLVLDDITLDVAPGEFVTLLGASGCGKSTLLNLVAGLDDPSSGSITTDGRPALMFQEHALFPWLTAGKNIELALKLGGVAKADRRGRAEELLELVRLTGSYDKRVHELSGGMRQRVALARALAQDARLLLMDEPFAALDAITRDVLHDELTRIWEETGLSVLFVTHNVREAVRLAQRVILLSSRPGRIAREWTVGIPQPRRIEDAPVAELSLEITEVLRGEIRRHGQH; via the coding sequence ATGGCCACCACCCTCGCCAAGGCCGACGGTGCCGAGACGGTGGAGCACGCCGCGCGCATCGAGCACGTCTCGAAGTCCTTCGCCGGTCCCGCCGGGCAGCAGCTCGTCCTGGACGACATCACCCTCGATGTCGCGCCGGGCGAGTTCGTCACCCTCCTGGGGGCCTCCGGCTGTGGCAAGTCCACACTGCTGAACCTGGTGGCGGGTCTCGACGACCCGTCGTCGGGCAGCATCACCACCGACGGGCGTCCCGCTCTGATGTTCCAGGAGCACGCCCTGTTCCCGTGGCTGACCGCGGGCAAGAACATCGAACTCGCCCTGAAACTGGGCGGGGTCGCCAAGGCCGACCGGCGCGGCCGGGCGGAGGAACTGCTCGAACTGGTCCGGCTGACGGGCTCGTACGACAAGCGGGTGCACGAACTGTCCGGCGGTATGCGGCAGCGCGTCGCGCTGGCGCGGGCCCTCGCGCAGGACGCCCGGCTGCTGCTGATGGACGAGCCGTTCGCGGCGCTCGACGCCATCACCCGCGATGTGCTGCACGACGAACTGACCCGGATCTGGGAGGAGACGGGGCTGTCCGTCCTGTTCGTCACGCACAACGTGCGGGAGGCGGTCCGCCTCGCGCAGCGCGTCATCCTGCTGTCCTCCCGGCCGGGGCGGATCGCGCGCGAGTGGACGGTCGGCATCCCGCAGCCGCGTCGGATCGAGGACGCGCCCGTGGCCGAACTGTCCCTGGAGATCACCGAAGTCCTGCGTGGGGAGATCCGCCGTCATGGCCAGCACTGA